One window from the genome of Pyrus communis chromosome 16, drPyrComm1.1, whole genome shotgun sequence encodes:
- the LOC137720014 gene encoding uncharacterized protein: protein MHLLMGLVLRRNMNTKMAKPSTAFSSTAIISEDIPPQHLNQVVCFLHRVGISDPIPDRCNTKGYHSALIHCILKPLHIRKGRVTCLVSIKPAVANIRDGFHGGAIAAVAETVSIACARTIVAEDKEIFLGELSISHLSAAPKNAEQIGEGSVVKSGRFLSVIAVDFKLKETQQLAYTARATLYHTPVAKL from the exons ATGCATTTATTGATGGGTTTGGTGCTTCGACGCAACATGAACACAAAGATGGCAAAACCTTCCACTGCTTTCTCTTCCACAGCAATAATTTCTGAGGACATTCCTCCACAACACTTGAACCAAGTTGTGTGTTTTCTTCATAGAGTCGGGATTTCTGACCCTATCCCGGATCGTTGCAATACAAAAGGCTACCACTCTGCCTTGATTCACTGCATCCTCAAGCCTTTGCACATCCGAAAAGGCCGCGTCACCTGCCTTGTCTCCATAAAACCTGCTGTTGCT AATATCCGCGATGGATTTCACGGGGGAGCTATTGCTGCTGTAGCTGAGACAGTGTCGATCGCTTGTGCAAGAACGATAGTGGCTGAGGATAAGGAGATTTTCCTAGGGGAACTGAGCATCTCCCACCTCTCTGCTGCACCAAAGAAT GCGGAGCAGATAGGTGAAGGATCTGTCGTGAAGAGTGGAAGATTTCTGAGCGTGATAGCAGTTGATTTCAAACTCAAGGAAACTCAACAGTTGGCTTACACTGCTCGTGCTACCTTGTATCACACGCCGGTTGCAAAATTATGA
- the LOC137720013 gene encoding cell division protein FtsY homolog, chloroplastic, which translates to MASRLPSSLPHRLSLLSKTSPPQHHYLLLAPSRLDHSRFKCRAGETGFFTRLGRLIKEKAKSDVDKLFSGFSKTRDNLAVVDELLLYWNLADTDRVLDELEEALLVSDFGPKITIKIVESLREDIAAGKLKSGSEIKDALKKSVLDLLTIKGKTELQLGYRKPAVVIIVGVNGGGKTTSLGKLAYRLKNGGAKVLMAAGDTFRAAAGDQLEIWAERTGCEIVVAEKEKAKAASVISQAVKTGKEQGYDVVLCDTSGRLHTNYSLMEELIACKKAVTKVMPGAPNEILLVLDGTTGLNMLPQAREFNEIVGITGLILTKLDGSARGGCVVSVVNELGIPIKFVGVGEGVEDLQPFDAEAFVNAIFS; encoded by the exons ATGGCGTCGCGCTTGCCTTCCTCTCTCCCTCATCGTCTCTCACTCCTCTCCAAAACTTCACCGCCTCAGCACCACTACCTCCTGCTAGCCCCTTCCCGGCTCGACCATTCCCGGTTCAAATGCCGGGCGGGGGAGACCGGGTTCTTCACCCGGCTCGGAAGGCTTATCAAAGAGAAGGCCAAGAGCGACGTGGATAAGCTCTTCTCGGGATTCTCAAAGACTCGCGATAATCTCGCTGTCGTCGACGAGCTCTTGCTCTACTGGAACCTCGCCGACACTGATCGAGTCCTCGACGAACTCGAAGAG GCTCTGCTGGTATCCGATTTCGGGCCGAAAATCACGATTAAGATTGTGGAGAGCCTGAGGGAGGATATAGCTGCTGGGAAGCTTAAATCTGGAAGCGAAATTAAG GATGCGTTGAAGAAAAGTGTGCTGGACTTGTTAACTATTAAAGGCAAAACTGAACTTCAACTCGGATACAG GAAGCCGGCTGTGGTTATTATTGTTGGCGTTAACGGAGGTGGGAAGACAACATCTCTTG GAAAGCTCGCTTATAGATTGAAGAATGGAGGGGCAAAG GTATTAATGGCAGCAGGGGATACCTTTCGAGCAGCTGCTGGTGACCAACTGGAGATATGGGCCGAGAGGACTGGGTGTGAGATTGTTGTGGCTGAAAAAGAGAAGGCCAAAGCAGCATCAG TTATTTCTCAGGCTGTGAAGACAGGGAAAGAACAAGGTTATGATGTTGTCTTATGTGACACCTCCGGAC GTCTGCACACTAATTACAGCTTGATGGAAGAGTTGATTGCATGTAAGAAAGCTGTGACGAAAGTCATGCCTGGCGCTCCTAAT GAGATCCTGCTAGTTCTGGATGGGACCACGGGTTTAAACATGCTTCCACAGGCAAGAGAATTCAATGAA ATTGTTGGTATAACTGGTTTGATTTTGACAAAACTTGACGGTTCTGCTAGAGGAGGCTGTGTG GTCAGCGTGGTGAATGAGCTCGGCATCCCTATAAAGTTTGTGGGTGTTGGTGAAGGCGTAGAAGACCTCCAACCGTTTGATGCTGAGGCCTTTGTCAATGCCATATTTTCATAG